The following are from one region of the Advenella mimigardefordensis DPN7 genome:
- a CDS encoding DUF2214 family protein, producing MTLLFAFLHHVLAFTLVATLAIELVLVKDRISIERARRILRADAIYGASAMLLLVVGFLRVIFFEKGAAYYFHSIPFIAKLLLFVAVGVLSIYPTMTFLSWRKSLNRGREPVLDPAVIKRIRKLIHYELVCLVLIVLAAAMMARGIGYWG from the coding sequence ATGACTCTACTCTTTGCGTTTCTGCATCATGTTCTGGCGTTCACGCTGGTTGCCACGCTGGCCATTGAGCTGGTACTGGTTAAAGACCGTATCAGTATTGAACGTGCCCGGCGCATTTTGCGTGCCGACGCCATTTATGGCGCATCGGCCATGTTGCTGCTGGTCGTGGGCTTTTTGCGCGTGATTTTTTTTGAAAAGGGCGCAGCCTATTATTTCCACAGCATCCCGTTTATTGCAAAACTACTGCTGTTTGTCGCGGTTGGCGTGCTGTCCATTTATCCGACCATGACGTTTCTGTCGTGGCGTAAAAGTCTGAATCGAGGTCGGGAACCTGTGCTGGATCCGGCAGTCATCAAGCGGATTCGCAAGCTGATTCATTACGAACTGGTCTGTCTGGTGCTGATTGTGCTGGCGGCCGCCATGATGGCGCGTGGTATCGGTTATTGGGGTTAG
- a CDS encoding gamma-glutamylcyclotransferase family protein, with translation MSDSASGVMSLFVYGTLKTGCCNHDRHCSIAIHTEKAWLWGRIYHLDRDEGYPMVEIPEQAVLARGTDRPGMDALLAYAPGSTTRPAGDWDLIEGELMQFDHPARDLPLIDLLEDFSADGQGLYSRVLTTISTQTGPQTGWTYIREREHDGRRLHPDASGTVCWRPADFIS, from the coding sequence ATGTCAGATTCAGCGTCAGGCGTGATGTCGCTATTTGTGTACGGAACGCTGAAAACCGGCTGTTGTAATCACGATCGTCATTGTTCCATCGCTATACACACGGAAAAAGCCTGGTTATGGGGCCGGATTTATCATCTGGACCGCGATGAGGGCTATCCTATGGTGGAAATCCCTGAGCAAGCCGTTCTGGCGCGGGGCACAGACAGACCCGGGATGGACGCCTTGCTGGCATATGCGCCAGGTTCAACGACCAGGCCCGCTGGCGATTGGGACTTGATTGAAGGCGAGCTGATGCAGTTTGATCATCCCGCACGCGACCTGCCGCTCATCGATCTGCTGGAGGACTTCAGTGCCGACGGCCAGGGTTTGTATAGCCGTGTCCTGACGACGATAAGCACGCAGACCGGCCCTCAGACCGGATGGACGTACATCCGGGAGCGCGAGCACGATGGCCGTCGCCTGCATCCGGATGCCAGCGGAACCGTGTGCTGGCGCCCTGCAGACTTTATTTCCTGA
- a CDS encoding class I SAM-dependent methyltransferase, with amino-acid sequence MVNVAGSKGYAEKAQRFAADYESVTFEKVHNPVRGFYPGAPAKVLDIGAGTGRDAAAMAALGYQVDAVEPTAAMREQGDLHHTNTTINWIADSLPELALVRATGKQYDLILLTAVWMHLLEQERLPAMQHCAGLLARNGIMSMSLRHGPVPAERHMFDIPDEETIALAHTCGLQLLYQKSYKNDTLGRNDISWSYAVFRK; translated from the coding sequence ATGGTCAACGTCGCTGGCAGTAAGGGCTATGCAGAAAAGGCGCAACGGTTTGCCGCCGACTACGAAAGCGTCACCTTCGAAAAAGTGCATAACCCGGTGCGTGGCTTTTACCCCGGTGCGCCGGCAAAAGTGCTGGATATCGGCGCCGGCACCGGCAGGGACGCTGCCGCAATGGCCGCACTCGGCTATCAGGTCGATGCCGTTGAACCCACGGCTGCCATGCGGGAACAGGGCGACCTGCACCATACCAATACCACTATCAACTGGATTGCTGACAGCCTGCCCGAGCTGGCCCTGGTGCGTGCCACCGGGAAACAATACGATCTGATCCTGCTCACTGCCGTATGGATGCATCTACTGGAGCAGGAGCGGCTGCCGGCCATGCAACATTGCGCCGGGCTGCTGGCACGCAATGGCATTATGTCCATGTCGCTGCGTCACGGCCCGGTACCGGCAGAGCGCCACATGTTTGACATTCCGGACGAAGAGACCATCGCGCTTGCCCACACCTGCGGGCTACAGTTGCTGTATCAGAAAAGCTATAAAAACGACACCCTGGGCCGTAACGACATCTCCTGGAGCTACGCGGTCTTCAGGAAATAA
- a CDS encoding ABC transporter ATP-binding protein, which produces MNNSHNSRDGDDIVVSIQGVGKTYKSGFTALKRVNLDIRRGEILALLGPNGAGKTTLIGIVTGLVNASEGTILVDGDDVQRDYRRVRPKIGLVPQELFTDSFETVWDTVTFSRGLFGKPADPAHIERVLRALSLWNKKDNKILSLSGGMKRRVLIAKALSHEPSILFLDEPTAGVDVELRHDMWNLVRELREQGVTVILTTHYIEEAEDMADRIAVINNGEIILVQDKAQLMGQLGKKELHLQLTQPLQALPPAMSAYPLTLSADGRTLVYTYNKESEDNTGKSLSEMLRQLGDVGIELKDLQSRESSLEDIFVSLVRKDS; this is translated from the coding sequence GTGAATAACTCTCACAACAGTCGTGATGGTGACGATATCGTCGTTTCCATCCAGGGGGTGGGTAAAACCTACAAAAGCGGTTTTACGGCCCTCAAGCGTGTCAATCTGGATATCCGCCGAGGTGAAATTCTGGCCCTGCTGGGCCCCAATGGCGCAGGCAAAACAACCCTGATCGGCATTGTGACCGGCCTGGTTAATGCCTCTGAAGGCACCATTCTGGTAGACGGCGATGACGTACAGCGCGATTATCGGCGCGTCCGCCCAAAAATCGGCCTGGTGCCGCAGGAACTGTTTACCGACTCGTTCGAAACGGTCTGGGACACGGTGACGTTCAGTCGTGGCCTGTTCGGCAAGCCGGCAGACCCGGCGCATATCGAACGGGTGCTCAGAGCGCTGTCGCTGTGGAACAAGAAGGATAACAAGATCCTCAGTCTGTCCGGCGGGATGAAGCGTCGCGTGCTGATCGCCAAGGCGTTATCGCATGAGCCCTCTATTTTGTTTCTGGACGAACCTACTGCCGGCGTGGATGTTGAGTTGCGCCACGATATGTGGAATCTGGTGCGCGAGCTGCGCGAGCAGGGCGTAACGGTGATTCTGACCACGCACTATATCGAAGAGGCCGAAGATATGGCGGACCGGATTGCCGTGATCAATAACGGCGAAATCATTCTGGTTCAGGATAAGGCGCAATTGATGGGGCAACTGGGCAAGAAAGAGCTGCACCTGCAACTGACGCAGCCGCTGCAGGCACTGCCACCGGCCATGTCTGCCTATCCGCTGACACTGTCAGCAGACGGGCGTACACTGGTCTACACCTATAACAAAGAGTCGGAAGACAACACGGGTAAAAGCCTGTCGGAAATGTTGCGACAGCTGGGCGACGTTGGCATTGAGCTTAAGGACCTGCAATCGCGTGAAAGCTCACTGGAAGATATTTTCGTGAGCCTGGTAAGGAAAGATTCATGA
- a CDS encoding ABC transporter permease produces the protein MNLYGVKAIYKFEMARAFRTLMQSIASPVLSTALYFIVFGAAIGSRMGEIDGVSYGAFIVPGLLMMALLGQSVSNASFGIYMPKWSGTIYEIMSAPVSYFEVILGYVGAAATKTLILSVLILITARFFVEYQIQHPFWMVLFLVLTAITFSMFGFIIGLWADGFEKLQIIPLMVITPLTFLGGAFYSIHMLPGFWSKVALFNPVVYLISGFRWSFYGVADVNHYVSLFTILFILLLCALVVSWMFRTGYKLRP, from the coding sequence ATGAATCTGTATGGCGTAAAAGCAATTTACAAGTTTGAGATGGCGCGGGCGTTTCGCACGCTGATGCAAAGCATCGCATCGCCGGTGCTGTCTACGGCGCTGTATTTCATCGTCTTCGGTGCGGCGATTGGTTCGCGCATGGGCGAGATTGACGGCGTATCCTATGGCGCGTTCATTGTGCCCGGGCTGCTGATGATGGCGCTGCTGGGGCAGAGTGTGTCGAATGCGTCCTTTGGTATTTATATGCCCAAGTGGTCCGGTACCATCTATGAAATCATGTCGGCCCCGGTATCCTATTTCGAAGTGATTCTGGGCTATGTGGGCGCGGCGGCCACCAAAACACTGATCCTGTCGGTATTGATCCTGATCACCGCCCGTTTCTTTGTTGAATACCAGATCCAGCATCCGTTCTGGATGGTGTTGTTTCTGGTGCTGACCGCCATTACCTTCAGTATGTTCGGTTTCATTATCGGACTATGGGCCGATGGTTTTGAGAAACTGCAGATTATTCCGCTGATGGTCATTACGCCGCTGACCTTTCTGGGGGGCGCGTTCTATTCGATTCATATGCTGCCCGGCTTCTGGTCAAAAGTGGCGCTCTTTAATCCGGTGGTGTATCTGATCAGCGGTTTTCGCTGGAGTTTCTACGGTGTGGCCGATGTGAACCATTACGTCAGCCTGTTCACCATTCTGTTCATTCTGCTGCTGTGCGCTCTGGTGGTGTCGTGGATGTTCCGTACCGGTTATAAGCTGCGGCCTTAG
- a CDS encoding UDP-2,3-diacylglucosamine diphosphatase: MSENPTTHYRTIWISDVHLGTKGCQATALLDFLKHTESDTLYLVGDIIDGWQLKGKWFWPQSHNDVIQKLLRKCRQGTRVVFVPGNHDSFARHYVQQNFGGIEVVEETEHTTADGKRLWILHGDRFDGVVQFAPWLAYVGDHLYTVALTFNMWLNNARARMGMGYWSLSQYLKQKVKNAVSYISAFEDAVVQEARKNNYDGVVCGHIHKAEIREVDGILYCNDGDWVESMTALVEHGDGSLHIVTWTPPIVVREKKPKRSRLRGAATTPSVVDMPAAEPVARTTTEREDNLPAQTDEPDKEETPSVIQA; this comes from the coding sequence TTGTCTGAAAATCCTACTACCCACTATCGCACGATCTGGATTTCCGATGTCCACCTGGGCACTAAAGGTTGCCAGGCAACTGCGTTACTGGATTTCCTTAAGCACACAGAATCCGATACCCTGTATCTGGTCGGTGACATTATCGATGGCTGGCAGCTCAAAGGCAAGTGGTTCTGGCCGCAGTCGCATAACGATGTCATCCAGAAATTACTGCGCAAATGCCGGCAAGGCACCCGGGTTGTTTTCGTACCCGGCAACCATGACTCCTTTGCCCGGCATTATGTGCAGCAGAACTTCGGCGGTATTGAAGTGGTCGAGGAAACGGAACACACGACTGCCGATGGCAAGCGCCTGTGGATTCTGCACGGTGATCGCTTCGACGGTGTTGTGCAGTTTGCCCCCTGGCTCGCCTACGTAGGCGATCACCTGTACACCGTTGCCCTCACCTTCAATATGTGGCTCAACAACGCCCGGGCCCGCATGGGCATGGGCTACTGGTCGCTGTCACAATACCTGAAGCAGAAAGTCAAAAACGCGGTGAGCTACATCTCCGCGTTCGAAGACGCCGTCGTGCAGGAAGCACGCAAGAATAATTATGATGGCGTGGTTTGCGGTCACATCCATAAGGCGGAAATCCGCGAAGTGGACGGTATCCTGTACTGCAATGATGGTGACTGGGTCGAAAGCATGACCGCACTGGTAGAACATGGAGACGGTTCACTGCATATTGTGACCTGGACGCCACCGATCGTGGTGCGTGAAAAGAAACCGAAACGCAGCCGCCTGCGGGGCGCCGCAACAACACCCTCTGTCGTCGACATGCCGGCGGCTGAACCTGTTGCCCGCACAACGACAGAAAGAGAAGACAACCTGCCGGCCCAGACAGACGAACCCGATAAGGAAGAAACCCCCAGCGTGATTCAGGCCTGA
- a CDS encoding LysE/ArgO family amino acid transporter — MNAYLAGLFLSGSLILAIGSQNAFVLKQGLRKSHVFWVCLVCSLSDAALILAGVLGFSVVTRYAANVVPLIKYAGALFLFIYGLLHFHAAITKNASMGDSQIEAPSLKRTLLVCLALTWLNPHVYLDTLLLIGSVSTRFPEQHWLFAAGGITASVGFFFALGYGARLLLPLFKKPVAWKILDLIVGVTMWVIAWQLVWGESLG, encoded by the coding sequence ATGAATGCGTATCTTGCTGGTCTGTTTTTAAGCGGTTCCCTGATTTTGGCTATCGGGTCGCAAAATGCCTTTGTCCTGAAACAGGGGTTGCGCAAAAGCCACGTCTTCTGGGTCTGCCTGGTTTGCAGCCTGTCCGATGCGGCGCTGATTCTGGCCGGCGTCCTGGGCTTTTCGGTGGTGACCCGCTATGCGGCGAACGTGGTGCCGTTGATCAAATACGCAGGCGCGCTATTTCTGTTCATTTATGGATTGCTGCATTTTCATGCGGCAATCACCAAAAACGCCAGCATGGGCGACAGCCAGATCGAGGCACCCTCGCTGAAGCGCACGTTGCTGGTATGTCTGGCGCTCACCTGGCTCAATCCTCATGTTTATCTTGATACGTTGTTGCTGATCGGTTCGGTGTCGACCCGTTTTCCGGAGCAGCACTGGTTGTTTGCGGCCGGTGGCATTACCGCCTCGGTGGGCTTTTTCTTCGCGCTTGGCTACGGTGCGCGGCTGTTACTGCCCCTGTTCAAAAAGCCCGTGGCGTGGAAAATACTGGATCTGATTGTGGGGGTCACCATGTGGGTGATTGCCTGGCAACTGGTCTGGGGTGAATCGCTGGGGTAG
- a CDS encoding quaternary amine ABC transporter ATP-binding protein codes for MSKIEVKNIYKIFGKEPEKWIDAVKQGISKEELLAQSGHTLGLKDISLSIEEGSIHVIMGLSGSGKSTLIRHFNRLIEPTAGHILVDDTDVVTLGSRDLEKFRQKTMSMVFQRFGLLPHKTVLDNAAYGLSIQGISKTDAHDKARYWLDQVGLAGFENQYPHQLSGGMQQRVGLARALATDADILLMDEAFSALDPLIRREMQNQLLELQAKLNKTIVFITHDLDEALRLGNRIAILKDGELIQEGTAEDILLSPDNEYVAAFLQDVNRGKALNASHAVNAPRLTLTMRARPAHAIERMKQYDYKYAPVLDGKAFAGLLRLSAAEEAVRSGLRDISSKVEEARTVSADTNLDEVLTHMLQSTAPVVVTGDNDEFVGLMSRAKVVELVSPAIDGSNGDNNRADNSEANGKAQGATPAEAPAAQTPATPATPASAPAEREDAPEPPEGAIELDESLKNKPEKAPGHTH; via the coding sequence ATGAGTAAAATTGAAGTCAAAAACATCTACAAAATTTTCGGCAAAGAGCCGGAAAAATGGATTGATGCCGTTAAACAGGGCATCAGCAAAGAAGAACTGCTGGCCCAAAGCGGCCATACCCTGGGCCTGAAAGATATCAGCCTGAGTATCGAAGAAGGCAGCATCCATGTCATCATGGGCCTGTCCGGCTCAGGCAAATCAACGCTGATCCGCCACTTTAACCGGCTGATCGAACCCACTGCCGGCCATATCCTGGTTGATGACACCGATGTGGTCACACTGGGCAGCAGGGATCTGGAAAAATTCCGGCAGAAAACCATGAGCATGGTATTTCAGCGCTTTGGCCTGCTGCCGCACAAAACCGTGCTGGACAATGCCGCCTACGGCCTGTCCATTCAGGGCATCAGCAAAACCGACGCCCACGACAAGGCCCGCTACTGGCTGGATCAGGTAGGTCTGGCCGGTTTCGAGAACCAGTACCCGCATCAGTTATCGGGCGGCATGCAGCAGCGTGTGGGCCTGGCGCGTGCGCTGGCAACCGACGCCGATATCTTGCTGATGGACGAGGCCTTTTCAGCCCTGGATCCGCTGATTCGCCGCGAAATGCAGAACCAGTTGCTGGAATTGCAGGCCAAACTCAACAAAACCATCGTGTTCATTACCCACGACCTGGACGAAGCCCTGCGCCTGGGCAACCGCATTGCCATTCTGAAGGACGGCGAATTAATCCAGGAAGGCACGGCTGAAGATATTCTGCTGTCGCCAGACAATGAATACGTGGCCGCGTTCCTGCAGGATGTAAACCGGGGCAAGGCGCTGAACGCCAGCCACGCGGTCAATGCGCCCCGCCTGACTCTGACCATGCGCGCACGTCCCGCCCACGCCATCGAGCGCATGAAACAGTACGACTACAAGTACGCTCCTGTACTTGACGGCAAGGCCTTTGCCGGCCTGCTGCGCCTGTCTGCAGCCGAAGAAGCGGTTCGGTCCGGCTTACGGGACATTTCCTCGAAAGTGGAAGAAGCGCGCACTGTATCGGCAGATACCAATCTGGACGAAGTGCTCACGCATATGCTGCAATCGACTGCGCCCGTCGTCGTTACCGGCGACAACGATGAATTTGTTGGCCTGATGTCACGCGCCAAGGTCGTTGAACTGGTCAGCCCTGCTATCGACGGCAGCAATGGTGACAATAACCGCGCAGACAACAGCGAAGCGAACGGCAAGGCTCAGGGGGCAACGCCGGCAGAAGCGCCTGCAGCACAAACGCCCGCAACCCCTGCAACACCGGCCAGCGCACCGGCAGAACGGGAAGATGCTCCCGAACCTCCGGAAGGTGCGATTGAACTGGACGAGTCATTGAAAAACAAGCCGGAAAAAGCGCCCGGCCATACGCACTAA
- a CDS encoding ABC transporter permease: protein MFPEIISARDVRKSIDGFVDHLVTNYADALNAMSEPFLHVLVWLEKVLRGAPWWSVIIVAVLLAFAASRRVVFSLMMGVLLAMLGVLGLWDAGMQTLSLMIMATAISIIIGIPLGVITAKSNAVRSIMLPILDVMQTLPSFVYLIPVVMLFGLGKIPAIIATVIYAVPPLIRLTDLGIRLVDREVLEASRAFGASSAQQLFGVQLPLALPNIMAGINQTTMMALSMVVIASMIGARGLGYEVLLGINRLEVGRGLLAGLGIVILAVLFDRITQSYGKRKNTGGAR, encoded by the coding sequence ATGTTTCCTGAAATTATCTCTGCGCGCGATGTGCGCAAAAGCATTGACGGGTTCGTAGACCATCTGGTCACCAACTACGCCGATGCGCTCAATGCAATGTCAGAGCCTTTCCTGCATGTACTGGTCTGGCTCGAAAAAGTCCTGCGCGGCGCGCCCTGGTGGAGCGTCATTATTGTTGCCGTCCTGCTTGCCTTTGCCGCCAGCCGTCGTGTGGTGTTCTCACTGATGATGGGTGTGTTGCTGGCCATGCTGGGTGTGCTGGGACTCTGGGATGCAGGCATGCAAACCCTGTCCCTCATGATTATGGCAACGGCCATTTCCATCATTATCGGTATCCCGCTAGGCGTGATCACCGCCAAATCCAACGCGGTACGATCCATCATGCTGCCCATTCTGGATGTCATGCAGACGCTGCCCAGCTTTGTGTACCTTATTCCGGTCGTCATGCTGTTCGGTCTTGGCAAAATCCCGGCCATCATCGCAACCGTGATTTACGCCGTGCCCCCTCTGATCCGGCTAACCGATCTGGGCATCCGGCTGGTTGATCGCGAAGTGCTGGAAGCCTCACGTGCTTTCGGTGCCTCTTCTGCACAGCAACTGTTCGGCGTACAGCTTCCCCTGGCGCTACCCAATATCATGGCCGGCATCAACCAGACCACGATGATGGCGCTGTCCATGGTGGTGATTGCCTCCATGATTGGTGCGCGCGGTCTGGGTTACGAAGTGCTGCTGGGCATTAACCGCCTTGAAGTGGGTCGCGGCCTGCTGGCCGGGCTGGGCATTGTGATTCTTGCGGTGCTGTTTGACCGCATCACCCAGTCTTACGGAAAACGAAAAAATACAGGCGGTGCACGATGA
- a CDS encoding ABC transporter substrate-binding protein: MIKTKVLSAVFIASATFGLARSAAAADAPACEISDTVKFGGMNWESNLILADVERYILEKGYGCQTEVVPTETLTALAALERGDLQVNTEIWLNSVSDAWVQAEKSGKVKRVGELYTGREAWYIPKYTASKFPDLKSAADLIKHKDAFADPENPDKGRIYGCPAGWNCQLVATNLAKGLKLDKDFEVYAPGTGAAQKAALMSAYKRKKDIVFYYWEPTPLVSSLDLVRLDMPPYDKEKQLCLTREDCADPQAVSYPDNPVFTALNTKFTQDAPTLTAFFSKVTVPFDVVNKTLAYMEESGAETGEVAQWFLKNQQDIWSKWVSAEVADRVKASL, encoded by the coding sequence ATGATAAAGACTAAAGTTCTATCTGCTGTATTCATTGCTTCGGCCACGTTCGGGCTTGCCCGCTCCGCAGCCGCGGCCGATGCCCCAGCCTGCGAAATCAGTGATACCGTCAAGTTCGGTGGCATGAACTGGGAATCAAACCTGATTCTGGCCGACGTCGAACGCTATATCCTTGAAAAGGGGTATGGCTGCCAGACCGAGGTGGTCCCGACCGAGACGCTCACTGCCCTGGCGGCACTGGAACGCGGCGATCTGCAAGTGAATACTGAAATCTGGCTCAACAGCGTCAGCGACGCCTGGGTTCAGGCGGAGAAAAGCGGCAAAGTCAAGCGGGTCGGCGAACTGTATACCGGCAGGGAAGCCTGGTATATCCCCAAATATACCGCCAGCAAGTTTCCCGATCTGAAATCAGCCGCCGATCTGATCAAGCACAAGGACGCGTTTGCCGATCCGGAAAATCCCGATAAGGGCCGGATTTACGGTTGCCCGGCAGGCTGGAATTGCCAGCTGGTTGCCACCAATCTGGCCAAAGGGCTGAAACTGGACAAGGACTTCGAAGTGTACGCACCGGGTACCGGCGCTGCCCAGAAAGCGGCGCTGATGTCGGCGTACAAGCGTAAAAAGGACATTGTCTTCTACTATTGGGAGCCCACGCCCCTGGTCAGTTCGCTGGATCTGGTCAGGCTGGATATGCCCCCTTACGACAAAGAAAAACAATTGTGCCTGACGCGGGAAGATTGTGCCGACCCGCAGGCAGTGAGTTACCCGGACAATCCGGTCTTTACTGCGCTCAATACCAAGTTCACGCAAGATGCGCCCACCCTGACTGCTTTTTTCAGCAAGGTGACGGTGCCGTTTGATGTCGTTAACAAGACCCTGGCCTATATGGAAGAGTCCGGCGCCGAAACCGGCGAAGTCGCACAATGGTTTCTGAAAAACCAGCAGGACATCTGGTCCAAATGGGTTTCCGCCGAGGTGGCTGATCGTGTCAAGGCGTCGCTCTGA
- a CDS encoding ABC transporter substrate-binding protein, producing MFLKHKILCSTLLAAFGLGLSATAQAADAQCEVDRTVNFGGMNWESNLVLVDVQRTILEKGYGCKTETLPTETLPALAALERGDLDINTEIWLNSVGEPWAKAEKTGKVKRVADLYTGGEAWFIPKYVAEKFPDLKSAADLPKYKEEFADPEDPSKGRFYGCPAGWGCEVVSSNLYKALKLDKDFTLYSPGTGAAQKAALTSAYKRKQNIVFYYWYPTPLVGSLDLVKLELPPYDAEKQKCLTDPNCADPQPSAYPDNPVFTALNTEFSKQAPKLTEFFSKVAVPLPVMDQTLAHMEETGDDSRDVADWFLKNQGEVWEKWVSPEVAAKVKESL from the coding sequence ATGTTTTTAAAACACAAAATTCTCTGCTCGACGCTGCTCGCCGCATTCGGCCTGGGCCTGTCAGCCACCGCCCAAGCCGCCGACGCCCAGTGCGAGGTGGATCGCACCGTCAATTTTGGCGGCATGAACTGGGAATCCAATCTGGTGCTGGTTGACGTTCAGCGCACCATTCTGGAAAAAGGCTACGGCTGCAAAACCGAAACACTGCCCACCGAAACCCTACCTGCTCTGGCAGCACTGGAACGCGGTGATCTGGATATCAACACGGAAATCTGGCTCAATAGCGTAGGCGAACCCTGGGCCAAAGCCGAGAAAACCGGTAAAGTAAAACGCGTAGCCGACCTGTACACAGGCGGCGAAGCCTGGTTCATTCCGAAGTACGTCGCTGAAAAATTCCCAGACCTCAAATCCGCAGCCGATCTGCCCAAATACAAAGAAGAATTTGCCGATCCTGAAGATCCAAGCAAGGGCCGCTTCTACGGCTGCCCGGCTGGCTGGGGATGCGAAGTGGTGAGCTCCAATCTGTACAAGGCCCTGAAGCTGGACAAGGATTTCACGCTGTACTCACCCGGCACCGGTGCTGCCCAGAAAGCCGCCCTGACCTCGGCTTACAAACGCAAGCAGAATATCGTCTTCTACTATTGGTACCCAACCCCTCTGGTAGGCTCGCTGGACCTGGTCAAACTGGAACTGCCACCTTACGATGCGGAAAAACAGAAGTGCCTGACCGATCCGAATTGTGCCGACCCACAACCCAGCGCCTACCCGGATAACCCGGTCTTTACCGCGCTGAACACCGAGTTTTCCAAACAGGCGCCGAAACTGACCGAATTCTTCTCCAAAGTTGCCGTGCCCCTGCCGGTCATGGACCAGACACTGGCCCACATGGAAGAAACCGGAGACGACTCGCGTGATGTTGCCGACTGGTTCCTGAAAAACCAGGGCGAAGTCTGGGAGAAATGGGTTTCTCCCGAAGTGGCCGCCAAAGTGAAGGAGTCGCTCTAA
- a CDS encoding cupin domain-containing protein — MADSTDQNTSNPRGACSWIVREADVPGYSPANHHGTVNRRLIGPDTVGARHLEVLVGTIEQNRGALPHAHPGIEQVVYLLSGTADVEMDGERGSMQAGDCCFFPADKKHIFTVTSPEPARLLVIYSPPYEENPARVIRD, encoded by the coding sequence ATGGCAGACAGTACTGATCAAAACACAAGCAACCCGCGCGGCGCCTGTTCCTGGATCGTCCGGGAAGCGGATGTCCCGGGCTATAGCCCCGCCAACCACCATGGCACGGTCAATCGGCGGCTGATCGGCCCCGATACCGTTGGCGCACGTCATCTGGAAGTGCTGGTCGGTACAATTGAACAGAATCGCGGCGCCTTGCCGCATGCCCATCCTGGTATTGAACAGGTGGTGTATTTACTGTCCGGCACGGCCGATGTGGAAATGGATGGCGAGAGGGGTTCCATGCAGGCTGGAGACTGCTGTTTTTTTCCTGCAGACAAAAAGCATATCTTTACCGTTACCAGTCCCGAACCGGCGCGTCTGCTGGTTATTTATTCGCCTCCCTATGAAGAAAATCCGGCCAGAGTGATACGGGACTGA
- a CDS encoding Bug family tripartite tricarboxylate transporter substrate binding protein: MNIKPLRCWLAAAALVAAGTAAAAWPEKPITMVVPFPAGSGTDSVGRIFAREMTSRLGQQVIVENKPGGNGTIAAQQVARSKPDGYTILISTNTPLSAAPWLQKSVPYDVLKDFTPIARGGNLPFILVANMKQPFNSVQELVKQAKANPGKLTYASGNSTGIVAGATLSHAAGIETLHVPYKGTPQALTDLIGGQVDYMFTDLTSGMPFVQSKKIKALAVSTAKPSSLLPELPSMEAAGVDHFDINSWNGFLGPADMSEEAVTALNKAINEIVSDAKVKQELARLGFDAFSGTQQEFAEFVREQYELWGKLIKDAGIQVQ, from the coding sequence ATGAATATCAAACCTCTACGTTGTTGGTTGGCCGCCGCCGCCCTTGTCGCAGCGGGCACCGCTGCAGCGGCATGGCCGGAAAAACCCATTACCATGGTCGTGCCCTTTCCGGCCGGCTCGGGTACCGATTCTGTCGGACGCATCTTTGCCCGTGAAATGACCAGCCGTCTTGGCCAGCAGGTCATTGTGGAAAACAAGCCTGGCGGTAACGGTACGATTGCTGCCCAGCAGGTGGCGCGTTCCAAACCCGATGGCTACACCATCCTGATTTCCACCAATACGCCTCTGTCGGCTGCGCCATGGCTGCAAAAAAGCGTGCCTTACGATGTGCTCAAGGATTTCACCCCCATCGCGCGCGGCGGTAACCTGCCCTTCATTCTGGTCGCCAATATGAAGCAACCCTTCAATTCGGTGCAGGAACTGGTTAAGCAGGCCAAGGCCAACCCCGGCAAGCTTACCTATGCCTCTGGCAACAGTACCGGTATTGTTGCTGGCGCTACGCTGTCACATGCTGCCGGTATCGAGACCCTGCACGTGCCGTACAAAGGCACGCCACAGGCATTGACCGATTTGATCGGCGGGCAGGTGGACTATATGTTTACTGACCTGACTTCCGGCATGCCCTTTGTTCAATCGAAAAAAATCAAGGCGCTGGCCGTGTCTACGGCCAAGCCCAGTTCCCTGCTGCCCGAGCTGCCTTCGATGGAAGCAGCCGGTGTTGATCATTTCGATATCAATTCATGGAATGGCTTTCTGGGCCCGGCAGACATGTCCGAAGAGGCGGTGACAGCATTGAACAAGGCCATCAATGAGATCGTGAGCGATGCCAAGGTCAAGCAGGAGCTGGCGCGCCTGGGGTTCGATGCATTCAGCGGCACACAGCAGGAGTTTGCGGAGTTTGTGCGGGAGCAGTACGAATTATGGGGCAAGCTCATCAAGGACGCCGGGATTCAGGTTCAATAG